The Solanum pennellii chromosome 11, SPENNV200 sequence agttttgttttttttaccaTAGTAATGATGAATGACTTTCCTGTGATACAGATATTGGACAATTACTCAACAGCTAGCTCACCATACTATCAATGGCTGCAACCTAAGGCCTGGGGACATGTTTGGAACTGGAACTATCAGCGGACCAGTAAGATTTACTAGTTGGCTGCATGATGCCTCTAGAGTTGCTCAGTCCAATTTTCCTTGTCGTCTTGTTTTATTGACTTTTCATCGTGCTGTTTTTACTGATGACATAATTTCGTGCATTTCTCTACTTCTAGGAACCAGAATCTTATGGATGCTTGCTTGAACTAACATGGAATGGACAAAAGCCTTTGTCTTTAGGTGGAACTACCCGTACATTCTTAGAAGATGGAGATGAAGTAACTTTCTTTGGTTATTGTCAGGTTTGCATCTGGAtgccttttcttttcttaccaGTTCTGCACTTGTACCTCGTTGGCCTTATTGATGTTATACACGTTCATTTACGAGCGCTCGGGGAAGATAACACAGGAATTTTCTCTCCAGGGTCTAAAAGAAACATAATTAGTATTTCACCTAGTAAAGATTAAAGTGGAAAACTACCACATATTTAGATTTTCtgatttaaaaatgatttttgaaaatctGCTTGGTGGAATTTGGTTAACTGTAATAGGATGATTACTTTCATTTTATCGTCATTTGTTGCTTTTGGGAGATTTGGTTGTCTAAGCTCTATTGCCGTGTTACCTATATCTGTTATCTTCTTTATTGTACAAATGCTATCTGAAAAACAAACCCTGCAAAAGTTGTTGAACAATTGAAATAGCCGATGTAGCTCAAACAAATTTCTTGGTCAAAGTATGCTATTGTCGAGTAACTGATACTCGATATTTCTGGTGACATTTCACATGAAGAAATCTTAATTGACACCGTGACATTGAAGTCATTGGACCTTGTTTTTTGCATTCCTCCCTCATCGAAGTGGTGCATTTGCTGTTATCCGTATGTTTGATTTCCGGATATTGTTGGTCTGATACTAGTTGATTTTCGATGTATTTATCAGGGCGATGGATACAAAGTTGGTTTCGGAAGATGCTCAGGGAAAATTGTCCCGTCTCCGCTATGAGTGTGAATGGTTACATTGTTCAGCCCATGAGCAATTTTGAAATGTATACAACAATTCAAAGCTGCTTTGGTTTCTGATCAAAATAAGTAAAGTAGTAGAGTCAGAAGAATTGGAGTTACAATCTAGGCTGGGCCAAGAGTAAGTGCATTCTGTATTATACATCGATGAACTACAAACCAAAtccatttgtatttttttaatttttaggagCTCGAACTCAAGATATCTTATTAAAGGGCGAAGGAATCTCACCCGCCCATCCTATTATTACAATCCATGTTGGTAACTTAATagcttaaagaagttgaataCTCTATTATGTCTCTCAAATTTATAGAATTTGTTCAACAATAAGTGGACTCATTGTTTAAAGATGATTTATGATGTAAGGTAACCTAAAGTTCTTAATGGATTTTTTTGTTACATTTAAGTGTTCAAAATATGTAGATAAAGAATATGGTTGAGGTAGGCTTGACAAATGAATTCTTGAGTAATATAAGATTTTGCTTTGCTTGCATGCAAAGAGCTCAATATAGCAGTTGAAGACATATTAACACTTGGTGGGGCTTTAAAGCTTTCTacaccttatttttttttatatattttgtgaaTAATAGAGTAATATATGAATGTATGTAAGTGATAGAATTAGGCTACCTACTTGATAGTTAACCTTCCAATAATTTCTTCAAACttacaattttttcatcttGTCAAAATAAGATTTGACTATGTTACCCCTATCATATGAAACGTCAACTACTactattttttcctttaaaggTCTAAAATGCCCTTGCCTCTTTTCTATCTAATATTAgttcaataatataatttgcAACCTTCGGAATTCAGTTTATATTACTCTGATTAATTTTCCCATtaagaaataatagaaaaaaacatagttaatttgaattgtggaaataaggaaaaattgtaacacatttttatttataaatttaataaaaattaatgttataAAGAGGTTCTACACTATTAAATTTGCTTTCAGCTCCTCGAAGATTCAATAACAATAATCTGTCTACTGACTATATAAAAATGTATGTGTTCTATCGCTATATATAACTCAAATGTTAATGAGAAAGAAGTTACAAACTATAATTTAACATGAGAAACattaacacaaaaaataaaaataagattaatGAGCAAAAGGAAATTAATTGTCATGAGTTAATTTTAATAGAGCAATGCATTTGAACCATCTTAATTAATTGTAAAGCCTATATTAAAATATCGGTTTCTTTTTTTTGCTTAATTAAGGAAGTCTCAAGGTTGTAAATGTAATAGCATTAATAAATAGTTCATATGAACCATGCATATATTTGTTGCTTATATATAAAACCAAAGATAGGTAACGtttcattttctcttcattccatcttatacaaaataaaatattataaaatctttctttgatacaaagttttctttatttattttttcattttaacaacaacaacacaaagATTTTCTTCATGAATAAAATtgtcaagaaaaaaatgatgtttgtgttttttttcttttcattttttcttcttaaaactTTGGGTATAGAGAGTGGAGTTTCTATAGTTGAATCAATTTCTATGAGAGATGATGTGATAAAAATGGCTGGTTATGGAGAAGAAAAGCTTTCCACTGTTTTTATTCATGGaaaaattgtttgtcatgaGTATGATGATTATGGTTGTAACAATATTATTATCAAGGATGATAATTTTCAACTTGGTTCAACACCTATCCAAGGTACGTATGATGATTATTTGTCGCTAATCTATCGCTAAATAGCTCACAACACctattatgtttattttagatatatttgaatgtttttgatatgttatatattattcaacTATATTCTGGCTCTCGAAAACAATCTTTATATCCTCACAAGATGAAGATAAGAATGTGTACACACCAACCTCTTCAGATACTCATTCGTGAAAATTTAGAGAATAtgtattattgttgtttttttaaactaaaaaaagtgTTGAGAGtctttataattaaaaaactgTCTTAATAGTGTAGATCCTTTATTTATAACGACTTGAAACTCATTGGTCCAATtacttaatttaaatttgtatcaCATGAACATAATTATAGGTTCTCTAATTGTTTGAAACTaaaccattattttttataaaaatgaaaatccgATTGTACTGTGAATTTTATAGTATTAGCTAGTTTATGTAGTTTTGACTAGTTAAATTGCAAATGAATAATAAGATGAAATTAAACATCCTAAGATATACGGAAGTTAATTTGTGTTGTTAAGCctaaagttaattaatattaactCAAGTTTAATGTTAAACTTGATCCTTAAATGGAATTAGGATCCATTTAATGTAGAAGCGTTTCTAATTCTTTTAATAGTTACTATATGAGatagtttatttattaaaaaaaaagaaaaaagtttaaaagaaaacagaaaagagaaaaaaagtatttttaagaaaaagtgagattgaatattaaattatgaaaacttGATGGACCTGTTTGTATATTAATAAAGATATGTTTCTTTCATTGAACACCACCAAATTTCTGTTCTACCAAAATGATGGTGTTATTGGAACCAAAAGCTGgtaaattaacataaaattataaattcactAAATTCGTtgcatttatttgaaaatatgggtctacattaaatataataaactctGAGTAATTTGGAATTGAGGTACAGTTGATTTGATTCATATCATAACATCCAAGTAAGTTAAAATTGAGGTATAGTTAATTTACTCGTAtagtaaaattcaaataatttgaaattgagATCTAGTTAATTGACCGATGCACAAAGCTTCAGCTATGCATGAGGTTCAAAAAACAGTTGGACCACAAGAGTCTACTGTACACAGTCTTATCCTGCATTTTTCCAAGAGGTTATTTTCACAACTCGAATTCTTGACCTCCTGATCACATGTCAACAACTTTACTAGTTATGCCGAGAGACTATTTTCGCAGTTCAAGCCCATGACGCGCACAAAACTTTACCATTTACGCTAAGGCTCTTCTTCAATACTAATGTGACAACAAATTTCAGGTGCATCAGTAGGTGTGTTCTGTGGATCAAGTGGAAAAACAAGAAGGTCATGGGCAAGAAACACTACAGATGAAGATGGAGATTTCCTTATTGACCTTCCTTCTCATCTTCATGCTATTCCAAACTTGGAAAAAACATGTCTTGTTAAAGTCCTTCGTCTGCCAAGAAACACCATTTGTGAACATGCTTTTACAGGAAAGCACAAAGGTCTCGAGCTAATTTCGATTGGTGGAGGCATCCGAACTtacacaacaaaaacaattcaTCTGACCCCTAAAGTTACACAAAGGTGCAGAACAAAAGTTGTTGTCATGTGATCAGGAGGCCAAAAGTTCAGCACATCCAATAACTCAAATATGTTGGCGCTTTGATCAGTCACAAACATTGAGTCGTTGGATGAAGCTTGAAACATAACCCTGTATTAGCCCACAATCTGTCGTTTGCTTCCTCCCACAACGagtttatgtgtgtgtgtgtgtgtgtgagagagagagagagagagagatgtaAATATAAGGTTTCTTCATTCTTGCATGAATGATGTGTAACAGGCACATGTATTTCCACTGAGCCTTTCATAGCCACACCAGATGCACAAACTTTGAATATTAAAGTAACAGTATAAATTGTATTCACTGCATAATCAATAACTAAAATCTGGGGTGCATAAATGTAGCAATCATTCACACAGATCCACAAAAAACTAAAAGATGCGCTAAAAGAAGTTAAAGGACGATGTGATCCTGGGATTCAACAGCTTATCAGACAAAAGAAACACTATCCAGGAGAATGTTCCAAAAAAACCTTTGTCTATTCCGATGACGTGAGATAACTAATAAGTTACTCTAGGAGCTCTCCTGAGCTTTCTTCTCAGCTCCAGAAATGATATACTGAGCAACATCGGCACAACATTTAAGCTTGTCTGCCTCTTCGTCAGGTATCTCAATCGAGAATTCTTGTTCAAAAGCCATGACAAGTTCCACTCTATC is a genomic window containing:
- the LOC107003098 gene encoding uncharacterized protein LOC107003098, which encodes MNKIVKKKMMFVFFFFSFFLLKTLGIESGVSIVESISMRDDVIKMAGYGEEKLSTVFIHGKIVCHEYDDYGCNNIIIKDDNFQLGSTPIQGASVGVFCGSSGKTRRSWARNTTDEDGDFLIDLPSHLHAIPNLEKTCLVKVLRLPRNTICEHAFTGKHKGLELISIGGGIRTYTTKTIHLTPKVTQRCRTKVVVM